The proteins below come from a single Papaver somniferum cultivar HN1 chromosome 11, ASM357369v1, whole genome shotgun sequence genomic window:
- the LOC113322240 gene encoding uncharacterized protein LOC113322240, with translation MPIMIDEQSGVLLGEHRSDLAGECHTLIHAFAPLRYKSSKTIPAQDREILIEQLKDNFILDTTRPSVKRFLNYLMSKGYTNFKREMLMHFREYATIEEGRGNPFGNISPANWSSLCELFVLERIKKCRDCHENFKAVRPYIVRLKGEQSLQGHTLPVSQDEKKSIYTERRWKKLMKPTQVLGTTHSVKYCILEVFFKIVQLAAMSAIAA, from the exons ATGCCTATTATGATTGATGAACAATCTGGTGTACTTCTAGGAGAACATAGATCTGATTTGGCCGGTGAATGCCATACGTTAATTCATGCTTTTGCTCCTTTGAGATACAAGTCATCGAAAACAATCCCTGCACAAGATAGGGAGATATTAATTGAACAGCTAAAG GATAATTTCATACTAGACACCACAAGACCATCTGTTAAGAGATTTCTGAATTATCTTATGTCAAAAGGTTATACCAACTTTAAGCGTGAAATGCTGATGCATTTTAGAGAGTATGCAACTATTGAAGAAGGGCGGGGTAATCCTTTTGGGAACATCTCACCAGCAAATTGGTCTAGTTTGTGTGAACTCTTTGTTTTGGAGAGAATTAAG AAATGTCGTGATTGTCATGAGAATTTTAAGGCCGTAAGGCCATACATTGTCAGGTTGAAGGGAGAACAAAGTCTTCAAGGGCATACGTTGCCAGTTTCACAGgacgaaaaaaaatcaatctacacagagagaagatggaaaaaaTTAATGAAGCCAACACAAGTTTTAGGCACAACGCACTCTGTTAAATATTG TATTTTAGAAGTGTTCTTCAAAATAGTTCAGTTAGCAGCCATGAGTGCAATTGCTGCTTAA
- the LOC113322241 gene encoding uncharacterized protein LOC113322241, producing MVDDCEERIAAESLAQGNILLDGQPVPRKESFRYLGSILQSNGGIEEDILHRTQSGWGKWRMDSGVLCDRKVPLKLKGKSYKYAIRHAMLYGAECWEINSRDTLRLKSIEMQMLRWACGHTRHDRIMNEYVRKKLMVAPIKEVLAHHRLRWFGHLQRRPPDAPV from the coding sequence ATggtggatgattgtgaagagagaattgctgctgaatctttagctcaaggGAACATTCTGCTGGATGGACAACCTGTACCAAGGAAAGAATCGTTTCGCTACCTAGGATCGATACTCCAAAGTAATGGGGGCATCGAGGAGGatattctccatcgaacccaaTCTGGCTGGGGGAAATGGCGTATGGATTCTGGCGTCCTTTGTGACCGCAAAGTGCCTCTAAAGCTTAAAGGTAAGTCTTACAAATACGCGATCAGGCATGCCATGCTATACGGTGCGGAATGTTGGGAAATAAACAGCCGGGACACTTTGAGGCTAAAGAGTATCGAGATGCAGATGCTGAGATGGGCATGCGGACATACGAGGCATGACCGTATCATGAATGAGTACGTGCGTAAGAAACTTATGGTAGCGCCAATCAAGGAGGTGCTCGCACATCATCGGCTGCGCTGGTTTGGGCATCTCCAGCGAAGACCACCTGATGCCCCAGTTTGA
- the LOC113322242 gene encoding F-box protein At3g07870-like translates to MLCQPSFAQAHILHQLSLLKGNNYPSRPWHITSDIPVGLLFCFTFTLERGNQLYYGEYNNQTRNKLRKINQPPTVGKSVIGTCNGLICFSENYCFDILEPSYICNPITGEYVNIPRVIKRDNIVDYSELIVCGFGYHLSTNKYKIVKIHYTETTHLGRVEVYTIGSGSGWRETGTTSYSLRPGMGAFEDSFRLKILGGCLCFVHEKLRERIDIWFLRKTEENCSYDVNEQDDYHLLSWFKEFSIPVEREAEPCALTNSGEVLMRYKGCLFCYNPQTAALEKLMDNDFRYLFSHVNSFVSLKALGEKGSKFRKRYDVNPAPKEIFIGKQQWKDDGQIDA, encoded by the exons ATGCTTTGTCAACCTTCCTTTGCTCAGGCGCACATACTACACCAATTATCACTGCTGAAAGGTAACAATTACCCAAGTCGTCCTTGGCATATAACTTCTGATATTCCAGTTGGACTTCTTTTCTGCTTTACATTTACACTGGAACGCGGCAACCAGCTTTACTATGGAGAGTATAATAACCAGACTCGCAATAAACTTAGAAAGATCAACCAACCTCCCACTGTTGGTAAGTCAGTCATTGGTACATGCAACGGATTGATTTGCTTTTCTGAAAACTATTGTTTTGATATCCTTGAACCTAGCTATATCTGTAATCCTATCACTGGAGAATACGTAAATATTCCACGAGTAATCAAAAGAGACAACATTGTCGACTACTCTGAGTTAATAGTGTGTGGTTTTGGTTACCATCTTTCTACTAACAAGTACAAAATCGTAAAAATCCACTACACCGAAACAACTCATCTGGGGAGGGTCGAGGTATACACAATAGGCAGTGGCAGCGGTTGGAGAGAGACGGGAACCACAAGTTACTCACTGCGACCTGGTATGGGCGCTTTTGAGG ACTCTTTTCGGCTTAAGATATTGGGAGGATGCTTGTGTTTTGTTCATGAGAAGCTACGTGAACGCATAGATATATGGTTCTTAAGAAAGACGGAGGAAAACTGTAGTTATGACGTGAATGAGCAAGATGATTACCACTTATTGAGCTGGTTTAAGGAGTTCAGCATACCAGTTGAACGTGAAGCAGAGCCGTGTGCTCTTACAAATAGTGGTGAAGTTCTGATGCGCTATAAGGGTTGTCTTTTCTGTTATAATCCACAAACTGCAGCCTTGGAAAAGCTTATGGATAACGACTTCCGTTATCTATTTTCACACGTTAACAGCTTTGTTTCGCTGAAAGCTCTTGGAGAAAAAGGGTCTAAATTCAGAAAAAGGTATGATGTGAATCCAGCACCCAAGGAAATCTTTATAGGAAAACAACAGTGGAAGGATGATGGACAGATTGATGCGTAA